Proteins found in one Candidatus Schekmanbacteria bacterium genomic segment:
- a CDS encoding methionine adenosyltransferase, which translates to MSNNSYLFTSESVTEGHPDKIADQISDAVLDSFISQDPNCRVACETLVTTGIVMVAGEITANCTVDIPALVRETIREIGYDRAKYGFDCDTCAVITSIDKQSPDIAMGVNETEGHKQGAGDQGLMFGYACNETPELMPMPIMLAQKLALQLSKTRKSGELDFLRPDGKTQVTIEYENDRPKRIDTIVVSSQHSPEITATEMKPYIVEKVIKPVVPAEFFNEKETKIYVNPTGRFVIGGPMGDCGLTGRKIIVDTYGGKGHHGGGAFSGKDPSKVDRSASYMARYLAKNIVAAGLADACEVQLAYAIGVAEPVSVMIDTFGTGKMPSNELVKLLLKNVDLTPAGIIKHLDLRRPIYKKTAAYGHFGREEDGFTWEKTDLAEKLK; encoded by the coding sequence GTGAGCAACAATTCTTATTTATTTACTTCTGAATCGGTGACAGAAGGTCATCCTGACAAAATAGCCGATCAAATCTCTGATGCCGTTCTTGATAGTTTTATCAGTCAAGATCCCAATTGCAGAGTTGCCTGCGAAACTCTCGTTACAACTGGTATTGTTATGGTAGCAGGAGAGATTACAGCAAATTGCACTGTTGACATACCGGCTCTTGTGAGAGAAACAATAAGAGAGATTGGATATGACAGAGCAAAATATGGATTCGACTGTGATACCTGTGCGGTTATTACTTCCATAGACAAACAGTCTCCTGACATAGCAATGGGAGTCAATGAAACAGAGGGCCATAAACAGGGCGCTGGCGACCAAGGTTTAATGTTTGGATATGCCTGCAATGAAACTCCAGAATTGATGCCAATGCCAATAATGCTTGCCCAAAAGCTTGCATTGCAACTTTCGAAGACGCGCAAATCCGGAGAGCTCGATTTTTTGAGACCTGATGGGAAAACGCAGGTAACAATTGAATATGAAAATGATCGCCCAAAACGAATAGATACAATTGTCGTTTCATCACAGCATAGCCCTGAGATTACAGCTACAGAGATGAAACCCTACATTGTTGAAAAGGTCATTAAACCAGTTGTGCCGGCTGAATTTTTTAACGAAAAGGAAACAAAGATTTATGTCAATCCTACGGGAAGATTCGTAATTGGAGGACCGATGGGAGACTGCGGTTTGACAGGAAGAAAGATAATTGTTGATACTTATGGCGGAAAAGGTCATCATGGGGGAGGAGCTTTCTCCGGGAAAGACCCTTCGAAGGTTGACCGGTCGGCATCTTATATGGCTCGTTATCTTGCAAAAAATATCGTTGCCGCTGGACTTGCAGATGCTTGTGAAGTTCAGCTTGCTTATGCTATTGGTGTGGCTGAGCCTGTTTCTGTGATGATAGATACATTCGGCACAGGTAAAATGCCTTCCAATGAATTGGTCAAACTGCTTCTTAAAAATGTTGATCTTACTCCTGCTGGAATAATAAAACATCTTGATTTGAGAAGGCCAATTTATAAAAAAACAGCGGCATATGGACATTTCGGAAGAGAGGAAGACGGTTTCACTTGGGAGAAAACTGATTTGGCCGAAAAATTGAAATAA